A single region of the Mustela lutreola isolate mMusLut2 chromosome 2, mMusLut2.pri, whole genome shotgun sequence genome encodes:
- the TLE6 gene encoding transducin-like enhancer protein 6 isoform X1, with the protein MTSLEPTTSWGSQRHQSLTKEQRSPWAPCLKMTSWGHPSSQKHPPGMMGPPGTLAPSELSCQAVLDQLRQEFPRFPPHLAAQVESVNLTLQKIRQGLQEHYKQMESFLWTVETWSQALGFQPAEASPEASLHPEAETPQPSGLQGPPFEDVLAARSSDWLRQPSRAGTGPPMPDTQSPWDPEPRFWQDVLTEQLWQIFTGTHKRDQRCRIPATERLPGLESQDAGPQDSGLEPRSGDALVPSPPEPSPSSPEGSREESSEPGLPGLDTDGTLSHRVAQAPAGRAYRFLKPICWDPEDFEDTWKRPDALPWQSQKAAIPRRAEMMRTLKHGEPVLATAVSSCTRHAFTCGRGGVKVWSLVGGGLEDRHPESYLRVQTPQAYLCTCLLSPTSTTLLTGGHNLAGVSVWDLTAPSLRVSGELPCAGLTCQALASGPEATLAFAGFTDGTVRVWDLRDQSIVRDLPGPPNGTKSIAVKDQNIWTGGLDTCLRCWDLRTPGEPLEYQFESQMSRLRPRGVKLLVRARKPGSRPEIMSLSPSPHEDWVLVGTASGQQWLQPARGGQKHMVGCKDSTILGLKFSPSGQWWVSVGTDDLVSIYGMPGGIVVFQVPETSSILCCDVSPNNRLVVTGSEDHASVYQITY; encoded by the exons ATGACTTCCCTGGAGCCCACTACTAGCTGGGGCAGCCAGAGGCACCAGAGTTTGACAAAGGAACAGAGG AGTCCTTGGGCCCCCTGCCTGAAAATGACCTCTTGGGGCCATCCTAGCTCCCAGAAGCACCCTCCAGGGATGATGGGGCCCCCAGGAACTCTG GCTCCTTCTGAACTGAGCTGTCAGGCTGTCTTGGATCAGCTCCGGCAGGAGTTCCCCAG GTTCCCCCCTCACCTGGCAGCGCAGGTGGAGAGCGTGAACTTGACG CTCCAGAAGATCCGGCAGGGCCTCCAGGAGCATTACAAGCAG ATGGAGAGCTTCCTGTGGACAGTGGAGACCtggagccaggccctgggcttCCAGCCTGCGGAG GCCAGCCCCGAGGCTTCCCTGCATCCAGAGGCCGAGACCCCACAGCCCTCCGGGCTCCAGGGGCCACCCTTCGAAGACGTCCTGGCCGCGAGGTCCTCAGACTGGCTGCGGCAGCCCTCCAGAGCAGGCACCGGGCCCCCCATGCCGGACACGCAGTCCCCCTGGGACCCCGAGCCCCGGTTTTGGCAGGACGTTCTGACCGAGCAGCTCTGGCAGATCTTTACGGGGACCCACAAGAGGGACCAGCGCTGCAGAA tcccagCGACAGAGCGGTTGCCAGGCCTG GAGAGCCAGGACGCAGGACCACAGGACTCAGGACTGGAACCACGGAGCGGAGATGCTTTGG TGCCCAGCCCACCCGAGCCCTCCCCCAGTTCCCCCGAGGGCTCCAGAGAAGAGAGCTCAGAGCCAGGCCTGCCAGGCCTGGACACTGACGGGACGCTCTCCCACCGCGTGGCCCAG GCGCCTGCTGGGAGAGCCTACCGGTTCCTGAAGCCCAT ATGCTGGGACCCTGAGGATTTCGAGGACACGTGGAAGAGACCAGATGCCTTGCCCTGGCAATCCCAGAAGGCAGCCATCCCGCGCAGAGCGGAGATGATGCGAACGCTAAAGCATGGGGAGCCGGTGCTCGCCACGGCCGTCAGCAGCTGCACACGACACGCGTTCACCTGCGGCCGTGGCGGTGTCAAAGTGTGGAGCCTGGTGGGCGGGGGGCTGGAGGACCGGCACCCCGAGAGCTACCTGCGTGTACAG ACCCCCCAGGCCTACCTGTGCACCTGCCTGCTGTCCCCGACCAGCACGACCCTGCTGACGGGCGGCCACAACCTGGCCGGCGTGAGTGTGTGGGACCTGACCGCGCCCTCCCTGCGTGTGAGCGGCGAGCTGCCCTGCGCAGGCCTCACCTGCCAGGCCCTGGCCTCCGGCCCCGAGGCCACCCTGGCCTTCGCGGGCTTCACCGATGGCACAGTCAGGGTCTGGGACTTGCGGGACCAGAGTATTGTCAG GGACCTGCCGGGGCCCCCAAACGGAACCAAGAGCATTGCTGTCAAAGACCAGAACATCTGGACGGGGGGGCTGGACACCTGCCTGCGGTGCTGGGACCTGAGGACCCCCGGGGAGCCCCTGGAATACCAATTCGAGTCTCAG atgagcagactgaggcccagaggtgtGAAGTTGCTCGTCAGggccaggaagccaggaagccgGCCGGAG ATAATGAGCCTGTCCCCCAGTCCCCACGAAGACTGGGTGCTGGTGGGCACAGCCAGTGGCCAACAGTGGCTACAGCCCGCCCGAGGGGGCCAGAAGCACATGGTGGGCTGTAAGGACAGCACCATCCTGGGTCTCAAGTTTTCCCCATCCG gcCAGTGGTGGGTGAGCGTTGGGACGGATGACCTGGTCAGCATCTACGGCATGCCCGGGGGGATCGTGGTGTTCCAG GTGCCCGAGACCTCCTCCATCCTGTGCTGTGATGTGTCCCCCAACAACCGCCTGGTCGTCACGGGGTCGGAGGACCACGCCTCAGTGTACCAGATCACCTACTGA
- the TLE6 gene encoding transducin-like enhancer protein 6 isoform X3, whose protein sequence is MTSLEPTTSWGSQRHQSLTKEQRSPWAPCLKMTSWGHPSSQKHPPGMMGPPGTLAPSELSCQAVLDQLRQEFPRFPPHLAAQVESVNLTLQKIRQGLQEHYKQMESFLWTVETWSQALGFQPAEASPEASLHPEAETPQPSGLQGPPFEDVLAARSSDWLRQPSRAGTGPPMPDTQSPWDPEPRFWQDVLTEQLWQIFTGTHKRDQRCRIPATERLPGLESQDAGPQDSGLEPRSGDALVPSPPEPSPSSPEGSREESSEPGLPGLDTDGTLSHRVAQAPAGRAYRFLKPICWDPEDFEDTWKRPDALPWQSQKAAIPRRAEMMRTLKHGEPVLATAVSSCTRHAFTCGRGGVKVWSLVGGGLEDRHPESYLRVQTPQAYLCTCLLSPTSTTLLTGGHNLAGVSVWDLTAPSLRVSGELPCAGLTCQALASGPEATLAFAGFTDGTVRVWDLRDQSIVRDLPGPPNGTKSIAVKDQNIWTGGLDTCLRCWDLRTPGEPLEYQFESQIMSLSPSPHEDWVLVGTASGQQWLQPARGGQKHMVGCKDSTILGLKFSPSGQWWVSVGTDDLVSIYGMPGGIVVFQVPETSSILCCDVSPNNRLVVTGSEDHASVYQITY, encoded by the exons ATGACTTCCCTGGAGCCCACTACTAGCTGGGGCAGCCAGAGGCACCAGAGTTTGACAAAGGAACAGAGG AGTCCTTGGGCCCCCTGCCTGAAAATGACCTCTTGGGGCCATCCTAGCTCCCAGAAGCACCCTCCAGGGATGATGGGGCCCCCAGGAACTCTG GCTCCTTCTGAACTGAGCTGTCAGGCTGTCTTGGATCAGCTCCGGCAGGAGTTCCCCAG GTTCCCCCCTCACCTGGCAGCGCAGGTGGAGAGCGTGAACTTGACG CTCCAGAAGATCCGGCAGGGCCTCCAGGAGCATTACAAGCAG ATGGAGAGCTTCCTGTGGACAGTGGAGACCtggagccaggccctgggcttCCAGCCTGCGGAG GCCAGCCCCGAGGCTTCCCTGCATCCAGAGGCCGAGACCCCACAGCCCTCCGGGCTCCAGGGGCCACCCTTCGAAGACGTCCTGGCCGCGAGGTCCTCAGACTGGCTGCGGCAGCCCTCCAGAGCAGGCACCGGGCCCCCCATGCCGGACACGCAGTCCCCCTGGGACCCCGAGCCCCGGTTTTGGCAGGACGTTCTGACCGAGCAGCTCTGGCAGATCTTTACGGGGACCCACAAGAGGGACCAGCGCTGCAGAA tcccagCGACAGAGCGGTTGCCAGGCCTG GAGAGCCAGGACGCAGGACCACAGGACTCAGGACTGGAACCACGGAGCGGAGATGCTTTGG TGCCCAGCCCACCCGAGCCCTCCCCCAGTTCCCCCGAGGGCTCCAGAGAAGAGAGCTCAGAGCCAGGCCTGCCAGGCCTGGACACTGACGGGACGCTCTCCCACCGCGTGGCCCAG GCGCCTGCTGGGAGAGCCTACCGGTTCCTGAAGCCCAT ATGCTGGGACCCTGAGGATTTCGAGGACACGTGGAAGAGACCAGATGCCTTGCCCTGGCAATCCCAGAAGGCAGCCATCCCGCGCAGAGCGGAGATGATGCGAACGCTAAAGCATGGGGAGCCGGTGCTCGCCACGGCCGTCAGCAGCTGCACACGACACGCGTTCACCTGCGGCCGTGGCGGTGTCAAAGTGTGGAGCCTGGTGGGCGGGGGGCTGGAGGACCGGCACCCCGAGAGCTACCTGCGTGTACAG ACCCCCCAGGCCTACCTGTGCACCTGCCTGCTGTCCCCGACCAGCACGACCCTGCTGACGGGCGGCCACAACCTGGCCGGCGTGAGTGTGTGGGACCTGACCGCGCCCTCCCTGCGTGTGAGCGGCGAGCTGCCCTGCGCAGGCCTCACCTGCCAGGCCCTGGCCTCCGGCCCCGAGGCCACCCTGGCCTTCGCGGGCTTCACCGATGGCACAGTCAGGGTCTGGGACTTGCGGGACCAGAGTATTGTCAG GGACCTGCCGGGGCCCCCAAACGGAACCAAGAGCATTGCTGTCAAAGACCAGAACATCTGGACGGGGGGGCTGGACACCTGCCTGCGGTGCTGGGACCTGAGGACCCCCGGGGAGCCCCTGGAATACCAATTCGAGTCTCAG ATAATGAGCCTGTCCCCCAGTCCCCACGAAGACTGGGTGCTGGTGGGCACAGCCAGTGGCCAACAGTGGCTACAGCCCGCCCGAGGGGGCCAGAAGCACATGGTGGGCTGTAAGGACAGCACCATCCTGGGTCTCAAGTTTTCCCCATCCG gcCAGTGGTGGGTGAGCGTTGGGACGGATGACCTGGTCAGCATCTACGGCATGCCCGGGGGGATCGTGGTGTTCCAG GTGCCCGAGACCTCCTCCATCCTGTGCTGTGATGTGTCCCCCAACAACCGCCTGGTCGTCACGGGGTCGGAGGACCACGCCTCAGTGTACCAGATCACCTACTGA
- the TLE6 gene encoding transducin-like enhancer protein 6 isoform X2, translated as MTSLEPTTSWGSQRHQSLTKEQRSPWAPCLKMTSWGHPSSQKHPPGMMGPPGTLAPSELSCQAVLDQLRQEFPRFPPHLAAQVESVNLTLQKIRQGLQEHYKQMESFLWTVETWSQALGFQPAEASPEASLHPEAETPQPSGLQGPPFEDVLAARSSDWLRQPSRAGTGPPMPDTQSPWDPEPRFWQDVLTEQLWQIFTGTHKRDQRCRIPATERLPGLESQDAGPQDSGLEPRSGDALGEVPSPAAASMKAERAGAVGADTAPHDPGPTQAPAGRAYRFLKPICWDPEDFEDTWKRPDALPWQSQKAAIPRRAEMMRTLKHGEPVLATAVSSCTRHAFTCGRGGVKVWSLVGGGLEDRHPESYLRVQTPQAYLCTCLLSPTSTTLLTGGHNLAGVSVWDLTAPSLRVSGELPCAGLTCQALASGPEATLAFAGFTDGTVRVWDLRDQSIVRDLPGPPNGTKSIAVKDQNIWTGGLDTCLRCWDLRTPGEPLEYQFESQMSRLRPRGVKLLVRARKPGSRPEIMSLSPSPHEDWVLVGTASGQQWLQPARGGQKHMVGCKDSTILGLKFSPSGQWWVSVGTDDLVSIYGMPGGIVVFQVPETSSILCCDVSPNNRLVVTGSEDHASVYQITY; from the exons ATGACTTCCCTGGAGCCCACTACTAGCTGGGGCAGCCAGAGGCACCAGAGTTTGACAAAGGAACAGAGG AGTCCTTGGGCCCCCTGCCTGAAAATGACCTCTTGGGGCCATCCTAGCTCCCAGAAGCACCCTCCAGGGATGATGGGGCCCCCAGGAACTCTG GCTCCTTCTGAACTGAGCTGTCAGGCTGTCTTGGATCAGCTCCGGCAGGAGTTCCCCAG GTTCCCCCCTCACCTGGCAGCGCAGGTGGAGAGCGTGAACTTGACG CTCCAGAAGATCCGGCAGGGCCTCCAGGAGCATTACAAGCAG ATGGAGAGCTTCCTGTGGACAGTGGAGACCtggagccaggccctgggcttCCAGCCTGCGGAG GCCAGCCCCGAGGCTTCCCTGCATCCAGAGGCCGAGACCCCACAGCCCTCCGGGCTCCAGGGGCCACCCTTCGAAGACGTCCTGGCCGCGAGGTCCTCAGACTGGCTGCGGCAGCCCTCCAGAGCAGGCACCGGGCCCCCCATGCCGGACACGCAGTCCCCCTGGGACCCCGAGCCCCGGTTTTGGCAGGACGTTCTGACCGAGCAGCTCTGGCAGATCTTTACGGGGACCCACAAGAGGGACCAGCGCTGCAGAA tcccagCGACAGAGCGGTTGCCAGGCCTG GAGAGCCAGGACGCAGGACCACAGGACTCAGGACTGGAACCACGGAGCGGAGATGCTTTGG GTGAGGTTCCTTCCCCAGCTGCCGCCTCCATGAAGGCTGAGAGGGCTGGGGCGGTGGGAGCTGACACGGCTCCGCATGATCCCGGTCCCACCCAGGCGCCTGCTGGGAGAGCCTACCGGTTCCTGAAGCCCAT ATGCTGGGACCCTGAGGATTTCGAGGACACGTGGAAGAGACCAGATGCCTTGCCCTGGCAATCCCAGAAGGCAGCCATCCCGCGCAGAGCGGAGATGATGCGAACGCTAAAGCATGGGGAGCCGGTGCTCGCCACGGCCGTCAGCAGCTGCACACGACACGCGTTCACCTGCGGCCGTGGCGGTGTCAAAGTGTGGAGCCTGGTGGGCGGGGGGCTGGAGGACCGGCACCCCGAGAGCTACCTGCGTGTACAG ACCCCCCAGGCCTACCTGTGCACCTGCCTGCTGTCCCCGACCAGCACGACCCTGCTGACGGGCGGCCACAACCTGGCCGGCGTGAGTGTGTGGGACCTGACCGCGCCCTCCCTGCGTGTGAGCGGCGAGCTGCCCTGCGCAGGCCTCACCTGCCAGGCCCTGGCCTCCGGCCCCGAGGCCACCCTGGCCTTCGCGGGCTTCACCGATGGCACAGTCAGGGTCTGGGACTTGCGGGACCAGAGTATTGTCAG GGACCTGCCGGGGCCCCCAAACGGAACCAAGAGCATTGCTGTCAAAGACCAGAACATCTGGACGGGGGGGCTGGACACCTGCCTGCGGTGCTGGGACCTGAGGACCCCCGGGGAGCCCCTGGAATACCAATTCGAGTCTCAG atgagcagactgaggcccagaggtgtGAAGTTGCTCGTCAGggccaggaagccaggaagccgGCCGGAG ATAATGAGCCTGTCCCCCAGTCCCCACGAAGACTGGGTGCTGGTGGGCACAGCCAGTGGCCAACAGTGGCTACAGCCCGCCCGAGGGGGCCAGAAGCACATGGTGGGCTGTAAGGACAGCACCATCCTGGGTCTCAAGTTTTCCCCATCCG gcCAGTGGTGGGTGAGCGTTGGGACGGATGACCTGGTCAGCATCTACGGCATGCCCGGGGGGATCGTGGTGTTCCAG GTGCCCGAGACCTCCTCCATCCTGTGCTGTGATGTGTCCCCCAACAACCGCCTGGTCGTCACGGGGTCGGAGGACCACGCCTCAGTGTACCAGATCACCTACTGA
- the TLE6 gene encoding transducin-like enhancer protein 6 isoform X5, producing MTSLEPTTSWGSQRHQSLTKEQRSPWAPCLKMTSWGHPSSQKHPPGMMGPPGTLAPSELSCQAVLDQLRQEFPRFPPHLAAQVESVNLTLQKIRQGLQEHYKQMESFLWTVETWSQALGFQPAEASPEASLHPEAETPQPSGLQGPPFEDVLAARSSDWLRQPSRAGTGPPMPDTQSPWDPEPRFWQDVLTEQLWQIFTGTHKRDQRCRIPATERLPGLESQDAGPQDSGLEPRSGDALVPSPPEPSPSSPEGSREESSEPGLPGLDTDGTLSHRVAQAPAGRAYRFLKPICWDPEDFEDTWKRPDALPWQSQKAAIPRRAEMMRTLKHGEPVLATAVSSCTRHAFTCGRGGVKVWSLVGGGLEDRHPESYLRVQTPQAYLCTCLLSPTSTTLLTGGHNLAGVSVWDLTAPSLRVSGELPCAGLTCQALASGPEATLAFAGFTDGTVRVWDLRDQSIVRDLPGPPNGTKSIAVKDQNIWTGGLDTCLRCWDLRTPGEPLEYQFESQRGPTHFTDEQTEAQRCEVARQGQEARKPAGDNEPVPQSPRRLGAGGHSQWPTVATARPRGPEAHGGL from the exons ATGACTTCCCTGGAGCCCACTACTAGCTGGGGCAGCCAGAGGCACCAGAGTTTGACAAAGGAACAGAGG AGTCCTTGGGCCCCCTGCCTGAAAATGACCTCTTGGGGCCATCCTAGCTCCCAGAAGCACCCTCCAGGGATGATGGGGCCCCCAGGAACTCTG GCTCCTTCTGAACTGAGCTGTCAGGCTGTCTTGGATCAGCTCCGGCAGGAGTTCCCCAG GTTCCCCCCTCACCTGGCAGCGCAGGTGGAGAGCGTGAACTTGACG CTCCAGAAGATCCGGCAGGGCCTCCAGGAGCATTACAAGCAG ATGGAGAGCTTCCTGTGGACAGTGGAGACCtggagccaggccctgggcttCCAGCCTGCGGAG GCCAGCCCCGAGGCTTCCCTGCATCCAGAGGCCGAGACCCCACAGCCCTCCGGGCTCCAGGGGCCACCCTTCGAAGACGTCCTGGCCGCGAGGTCCTCAGACTGGCTGCGGCAGCCCTCCAGAGCAGGCACCGGGCCCCCCATGCCGGACACGCAGTCCCCCTGGGACCCCGAGCCCCGGTTTTGGCAGGACGTTCTGACCGAGCAGCTCTGGCAGATCTTTACGGGGACCCACAAGAGGGACCAGCGCTGCAGAA tcccagCGACAGAGCGGTTGCCAGGCCTG GAGAGCCAGGACGCAGGACCACAGGACTCAGGACTGGAACCACGGAGCGGAGATGCTTTGG TGCCCAGCCCACCCGAGCCCTCCCCCAGTTCCCCCGAGGGCTCCAGAGAAGAGAGCTCAGAGCCAGGCCTGCCAGGCCTGGACACTGACGGGACGCTCTCCCACCGCGTGGCCCAG GCGCCTGCTGGGAGAGCCTACCGGTTCCTGAAGCCCAT ATGCTGGGACCCTGAGGATTTCGAGGACACGTGGAAGAGACCAGATGCCTTGCCCTGGCAATCCCAGAAGGCAGCCATCCCGCGCAGAGCGGAGATGATGCGAACGCTAAAGCATGGGGAGCCGGTGCTCGCCACGGCCGTCAGCAGCTGCACACGACACGCGTTCACCTGCGGCCGTGGCGGTGTCAAAGTGTGGAGCCTGGTGGGCGGGGGGCTGGAGGACCGGCACCCCGAGAGCTACCTGCGTGTACAG ACCCCCCAGGCCTACCTGTGCACCTGCCTGCTGTCCCCGACCAGCACGACCCTGCTGACGGGCGGCCACAACCTGGCCGGCGTGAGTGTGTGGGACCTGACCGCGCCCTCCCTGCGTGTGAGCGGCGAGCTGCCCTGCGCAGGCCTCACCTGCCAGGCCCTGGCCTCCGGCCCCGAGGCCACCCTGGCCTTCGCGGGCTTCACCGATGGCACAGTCAGGGTCTGGGACTTGCGGGACCAGAGTATTGTCAG GGACCTGCCGGGGCCCCCAAACGGAACCAAGAGCATTGCTGTCAAAGACCAGAACATCTGGACGGGGGGGCTGGACACCTGCCTGCGGTGCTGGGACCTGAGGACCCCCGGGGAGCCCCTGGAATACCAATTCGAGTCTCAG AGAGGACcaacccactttacagatgagcagactgaggcccagaggtgtGAAGTTGCTCGTCAGggccaggaagccaggaagccgGCCGGAG ATAATGAGCCTGTCCCCCAGTCCCCACGAAGACTGGGTGCTGGTGGGCACAGCCAGTGGCCAACAGTGGCTACAGCCCGCCCGAGGGGGCCAGAAGCACATGGTGGGCTGTAA
- the TLE6 gene encoding transducin-like enhancer protein 6 isoform X4 has product MTSWGHPSSQKHPPGMMGPPGTLAPSELSCQAVLDQLRQEFPRFPPHLAAQVESVNLTLQKIRQGLQEHYKQMESFLWTVETWSQALGFQPAEASPEASLHPEAETPQPSGLQGPPFEDVLAARSSDWLRQPSRAGTGPPMPDTQSPWDPEPRFWQDVLTEQLWQIFTGTHKRDQRCRIPATERLPGLESQDAGPQDSGLEPRSGDALVPSPPEPSPSSPEGSREESSEPGLPGLDTDGTLSHRVAQAPAGRAYRFLKPICWDPEDFEDTWKRPDALPWQSQKAAIPRRAEMMRTLKHGEPVLATAVSSCTRHAFTCGRGGVKVWSLVGGGLEDRHPESYLRVQTPQAYLCTCLLSPTSTTLLTGGHNLAGVSVWDLTAPSLRVSGELPCAGLTCQALASGPEATLAFAGFTDGTVRVWDLRDQSIVRDLPGPPNGTKSIAVKDQNIWTGGLDTCLRCWDLRTPGEPLEYQFESQMSRLRPRGVKLLVRARKPGSRPEIMSLSPSPHEDWVLVGTASGQQWLQPARGGQKHMVGCKDSTILGLKFSPSGQWWVSVGTDDLVSIYGMPGGIVVFQVPETSSILCCDVSPNNRLVVTGSEDHASVYQITY; this is encoded by the exons ATGACCTCTTGGGGCCATCCTAGCTCCCAGAAGCACCCTCCAGGGATGATGGGGCCCCCAGGAACTCTG GCTCCTTCTGAACTGAGCTGTCAGGCTGTCTTGGATCAGCTCCGGCAGGAGTTCCCCAG GTTCCCCCCTCACCTGGCAGCGCAGGTGGAGAGCGTGAACTTGACG CTCCAGAAGATCCGGCAGGGCCTCCAGGAGCATTACAAGCAG ATGGAGAGCTTCCTGTGGACAGTGGAGACCtggagccaggccctgggcttCCAGCCTGCGGAG GCCAGCCCCGAGGCTTCCCTGCATCCAGAGGCCGAGACCCCACAGCCCTCCGGGCTCCAGGGGCCACCCTTCGAAGACGTCCTGGCCGCGAGGTCCTCAGACTGGCTGCGGCAGCCCTCCAGAGCAGGCACCGGGCCCCCCATGCCGGACACGCAGTCCCCCTGGGACCCCGAGCCCCGGTTTTGGCAGGACGTTCTGACCGAGCAGCTCTGGCAGATCTTTACGGGGACCCACAAGAGGGACCAGCGCTGCAGAA tcccagCGACAGAGCGGTTGCCAGGCCTG GAGAGCCAGGACGCAGGACCACAGGACTCAGGACTGGAACCACGGAGCGGAGATGCTTTGG TGCCCAGCCCACCCGAGCCCTCCCCCAGTTCCCCCGAGGGCTCCAGAGAAGAGAGCTCAGAGCCAGGCCTGCCAGGCCTGGACACTGACGGGACGCTCTCCCACCGCGTGGCCCAG GCGCCTGCTGGGAGAGCCTACCGGTTCCTGAAGCCCAT ATGCTGGGACCCTGAGGATTTCGAGGACACGTGGAAGAGACCAGATGCCTTGCCCTGGCAATCCCAGAAGGCAGCCATCCCGCGCAGAGCGGAGATGATGCGAACGCTAAAGCATGGGGAGCCGGTGCTCGCCACGGCCGTCAGCAGCTGCACACGACACGCGTTCACCTGCGGCCGTGGCGGTGTCAAAGTGTGGAGCCTGGTGGGCGGGGGGCTGGAGGACCGGCACCCCGAGAGCTACCTGCGTGTACAG ACCCCCCAGGCCTACCTGTGCACCTGCCTGCTGTCCCCGACCAGCACGACCCTGCTGACGGGCGGCCACAACCTGGCCGGCGTGAGTGTGTGGGACCTGACCGCGCCCTCCCTGCGTGTGAGCGGCGAGCTGCCCTGCGCAGGCCTCACCTGCCAGGCCCTGGCCTCCGGCCCCGAGGCCACCCTGGCCTTCGCGGGCTTCACCGATGGCACAGTCAGGGTCTGGGACTTGCGGGACCAGAGTATTGTCAG GGACCTGCCGGGGCCCCCAAACGGAACCAAGAGCATTGCTGTCAAAGACCAGAACATCTGGACGGGGGGGCTGGACACCTGCCTGCGGTGCTGGGACCTGAGGACCCCCGGGGAGCCCCTGGAATACCAATTCGAGTCTCAG atgagcagactgaggcccagaggtgtGAAGTTGCTCGTCAGggccaggaagccaggaagccgGCCGGAG ATAATGAGCCTGTCCCCCAGTCCCCACGAAGACTGGGTGCTGGTGGGCACAGCCAGTGGCCAACAGTGGCTACAGCCCGCCCGAGGGGGCCAGAAGCACATGGTGGGCTGTAAGGACAGCACCATCCTGGGTCTCAAGTTTTCCCCATCCG gcCAGTGGTGGGTGAGCGTTGGGACGGATGACCTGGTCAGCATCTACGGCATGCCCGGGGGGATCGTGGTGTTCCAG GTGCCCGAGACCTCCTCCATCCTGTGCTGTGATGTGTCCCCCAACAACCGCCTGGTCGTCACGGGGTCGGAGGACCACGCCTCAGTGTACCAGATCACCTACTGA
- the TLE6 gene encoding transducin-like enhancer protein 6 isoform X6 translates to MESFLWTVETWSQALGFQPAEASPEASLHPEAETPQPSGLQGPPFEDVLAARSSDWLRQPSRAGTGPPMPDTQSPWDPEPRFWQDVLTEQLWQIFTGTHKRDQRCRIPATERLPGLESQDAGPQDSGLEPRSGDALVPSPPEPSPSSPEGSREESSEPGLPGLDTDGTLSHRVAQAPAGRAYRFLKPICWDPEDFEDTWKRPDALPWQSQKAAIPRRAEMMRTLKHGEPVLATAVSSCTRHAFTCGRGGVKVWSLVGGGLEDRHPESYLRVQTPQAYLCTCLLSPTSTTLLTGGHNLAGVSVWDLTAPSLRVSGELPCAGLTCQALASGPEATLAFAGFTDGTVRVWDLRDQSIVRDLPGPPNGTKSIAVKDQNIWTGGLDTCLRCWDLRTPGEPLEYQFESQMSRLRPRGVKLLVRARKPGSRPEIMSLSPSPHEDWVLVGTASGQQWLQPARGGQKHMVGCKDSTILGLKFSPSGQWWVSVGTDDLVSIYGMPGGIVVFQVPETSSILCCDVSPNNRLVVTGSEDHASVYQITY, encoded by the exons ATGGAGAGCTTCCTGTGGACAGTGGAGACCtggagccaggccctgggcttCCAGCCTGCGGAG GCCAGCCCCGAGGCTTCCCTGCATCCAGAGGCCGAGACCCCACAGCCCTCCGGGCTCCAGGGGCCACCCTTCGAAGACGTCCTGGCCGCGAGGTCCTCAGACTGGCTGCGGCAGCCCTCCAGAGCAGGCACCGGGCCCCCCATGCCGGACACGCAGTCCCCCTGGGACCCCGAGCCCCGGTTTTGGCAGGACGTTCTGACCGAGCAGCTCTGGCAGATCTTTACGGGGACCCACAAGAGGGACCAGCGCTGCAGAA tcccagCGACAGAGCGGTTGCCAGGCCTG GAGAGCCAGGACGCAGGACCACAGGACTCAGGACTGGAACCACGGAGCGGAGATGCTTTGG TGCCCAGCCCACCCGAGCCCTCCCCCAGTTCCCCCGAGGGCTCCAGAGAAGAGAGCTCAGAGCCAGGCCTGCCAGGCCTGGACACTGACGGGACGCTCTCCCACCGCGTGGCCCAG GCGCCTGCTGGGAGAGCCTACCGGTTCCTGAAGCCCAT ATGCTGGGACCCTGAGGATTTCGAGGACACGTGGAAGAGACCAGATGCCTTGCCCTGGCAATCCCAGAAGGCAGCCATCCCGCGCAGAGCGGAGATGATGCGAACGCTAAAGCATGGGGAGCCGGTGCTCGCCACGGCCGTCAGCAGCTGCACACGACACGCGTTCACCTGCGGCCGTGGCGGTGTCAAAGTGTGGAGCCTGGTGGGCGGGGGGCTGGAGGACCGGCACCCCGAGAGCTACCTGCGTGTACAG ACCCCCCAGGCCTACCTGTGCACCTGCCTGCTGTCCCCGACCAGCACGACCCTGCTGACGGGCGGCCACAACCTGGCCGGCGTGAGTGTGTGGGACCTGACCGCGCCCTCCCTGCGTGTGAGCGGCGAGCTGCCCTGCGCAGGCCTCACCTGCCAGGCCCTGGCCTCCGGCCCCGAGGCCACCCTGGCCTTCGCGGGCTTCACCGATGGCACAGTCAGGGTCTGGGACTTGCGGGACCAGAGTATTGTCAG GGACCTGCCGGGGCCCCCAAACGGAACCAAGAGCATTGCTGTCAAAGACCAGAACATCTGGACGGGGGGGCTGGACACCTGCCTGCGGTGCTGGGACCTGAGGACCCCCGGGGAGCCCCTGGAATACCAATTCGAGTCTCAG atgagcagactgaggcccagaggtgtGAAGTTGCTCGTCAGggccaggaagccaggaagccgGCCGGAG ATAATGAGCCTGTCCCCCAGTCCCCACGAAGACTGGGTGCTGGTGGGCACAGCCAGTGGCCAACAGTGGCTACAGCCCGCCCGAGGGGGCCAGAAGCACATGGTGGGCTGTAAGGACAGCACCATCCTGGGTCTCAAGTTTTCCCCATCCG gcCAGTGGTGGGTGAGCGTTGGGACGGATGACCTGGTCAGCATCTACGGCATGCCCGGGGGGATCGTGGTGTTCCAG GTGCCCGAGACCTCCTCCATCCTGTGCTGTGATGTGTCCCCCAACAACCGCCTGGTCGTCACGGGGTCGGAGGACCACGCCTCAGTGTACCAGATCACCTACTGA